From Thermogladius calderae 1633, a single genomic window includes:
- a CDS encoding HAD family hydrolase codes for MTRFRILVSDYDLTLVDSLMDFYHAFAETLRSRVGTSLDFDTFYRHFESDNLNDLIPGRVDKNDFWRLFRAVYSSRFTFPYGYTSQFLRMVKSAGARVVIVTGRYTHSLSIWEDLRRFGLDEYVDEVYTAYDIDLMRGSEEYVFDKTWLLKWITCKHGVRPCEVVYVGDYTSDLESALKAGVRFVGVAREDGRRKILEENGAKAFRDLLEVSIFLFSDTILGLPCNARQAP; via the coding sequence ACTTCTACCACGCCTTCGCGGAAACGCTCCGGTCGCGTGTTGGTACAAGCCTCGACTTTGACACCTTCTACAGGCACTTCGAGTCGGACAACTTGAACGACCTGATACCGGGGCGAGTTGACAAAAACGATTTCTGGAGGCTTTTCAGGGCTGTATACTCGAGCCGGTTCACTTTCCCCTACGGTTACACGAGCCAGTTTCTCAGGATGGTGAAAAGCGCGGGCGCTAGAGTGGTGATTGTTACAGGGCGCTATACGCACTCATTGAGCATCTGGGAGGATCTGCGGAGGTTCGGGCTCGACGAGTACGTCGACGAGGTGTACACAGCCTACGACATAGACCTCATGAGGGGCTCCGAGGAGTACGTGTTCGACAAGACCTGGCTATTGAAGTGGATCACATGCAAGCACGGGGTCCGGCCCTGCGAGGTGGTATACGTCGGCGATTACACCTCTGACCTTGAGAGCGCGCTTAAAGCCGGCGTCAGGTTTGTAGGCGTGGCCAGAGAAGATGGTAGGAGGAAGATCCTCGAAGAAAACGGGGCTAAGGCTTTCCGCGACCTACTAGAGGTCTCGATCTTCCTCTTCTCAGACACTATACTGGGACTGCCCTGTAACGCCCGTCAGGCCCCGTGA